A single genomic interval of Rhizobium leguminosarum bv. trifolii WSM1325 harbors:
- a CDS encoding exodeoxyribonuclease III Xth (TIGRFAM: exodeoxyribonuclease III Xth~PFAM: Endonuclease/exonuclease/phosphatase~KEGG: rec:RHECIAT_CH0004253 exodeoxyribonuclease III protein), producing the protein MGFSITTWNINSVRLRMPIVEQLVLKHRPDILCLQETKVTNDLFPAAPLRALGYTHIIIHGQKGYHGVAIASRIPLTEDHRQDYCGVGDARHISAIFERGNRRVRLHNFYVPAGGDEPDRTINPKFGHKLDFIEEMKLLKANGEANTSAILVGDLNIAPLEHDVWSHKQLLKIVSHTPVETEGLLEVMKRGAWLDLMRQHVPASEKLYTWWSYRAKDWEAADRGRRLDHIWSSSDLGPHLKRIEILKEARGWDRPSDHVPVTAHFDF; encoded by the coding sequence ATGGGTTTTTCGATCACCACCTGGAACATCAATTCGGTGCGGCTGCGCATGCCGATCGTCGAGCAGCTCGTTCTCAAGCACAGGCCCGATATTCTCTGCCTGCAGGAAACCAAGGTGACGAACGACCTGTTTCCGGCGGCACCGCTCAGGGCTTTGGGCTACACTCACATCATCATCCATGGCCAGAAGGGTTATCATGGCGTGGCGATCGCCTCGCGCATTCCGTTGACCGAGGATCACCGGCAGGATTATTGCGGCGTCGGCGATGCGCGTCACATCTCGGCGATCTTCGAGCGCGGCAATCGTCGGGTTCGGCTGCATAATTTCTATGTCCCGGCCGGCGGCGACGAGCCGGATCGCACGATCAATCCGAAATTCGGCCACAAGCTCGATTTCATCGAAGAGATGAAGCTGCTGAAAGCCAATGGCGAGGCCAACACTTCAGCCATCCTCGTCGGTGATCTCAACATCGCGCCGCTGGAGCATGACGTCTGGTCGCACAAGCAGCTTTTGAAGATCGTCAGCCATACGCCTGTCGAAACCGAGGGGCTGCTCGAGGTGATGAAGCGCGGCGCCTGGCTCGATCTGATGCGCCAGCATGTGCCTGCCAGCGAGAAACTCTACACCTGGTGGAGCTACCGCGCCAAGGATTGGGAGGCCGCCGATCGCGGCCGCCGTCTCGACCATATCTGGTCGTCGTCGGATCTCGGGCCGCATCTCAAGCGAATCGAGATCCTGAAGGAGGCACGCGGCTGGGACCGGCCCTCCGACCACGTACCGGTGACGGCGCATTTCGATTTCTAG
- a CDS encoding ErfK/YbiS/YcfS/YnhG family protein (PFAM: ErfK/YbiS/YcfS/YnhG family protein~KEGG: ret:RHE_CH03967 hypothetical protein), producing MTPSTMVVRAAPGRKNRAIVRLGAITVPAAIGRSGRTVMKREGDGATPIASMRLISGFRRGERNGRLVTPLSIHRIRPDMLWCDQSDSASYNRLVRAPFCASHEEMRRSDGLYDICLVMDWNISSRARNRGSAIFFHLIRPGYEPTAGCVAVSLRDMRRLLPHLRKGTIVRVV from the coding sequence ATGACGCCGTCGACGATGGTGGTGCGTGCTGCGCCGGGGCGCAAGAACCGGGCGATCGTCCGGCTCGGCGCCATCACCGTGCCCGCTGCGATCGGCCGCTCCGGCCGCACAGTGATGAAACGCGAAGGCGACGGCGCCACGCCGATCGCCTCGATGAGGTTGATATCAGGCTTCCGGCGCGGCGAGCGGAATGGCCGGCTCGTCACTCCGCTTTCCATCCACCGCATCCGCCCCGACATGCTCTGGTGCGATCAGTCCGACAGTGCCAGCTACAACCGCCTCGTCCGGGCGCCGTTTTGCGCAAGTCATGAGGAAATGCGGCGCAGCGACGGGCTCTACGATATCTGCCTGGTGATGGACTGGAACATCTCCTCGCGTGCGCGCAATCGCGGCTCGGCGATCTTCTTCCATCTCATCAGGCCGGGCTACGAGCCGACGGCGGGCTGCGTGGCGGTAAGCCTGCGCGACATGCGCCGCCTGCTGCCTCACCTTCGAAAGGGAACGATTGTCCGCGTCGTCTGA
- a CDS encoding putative transcriptional regulator, Crp/Fnr family (PFAM: cyclic nucleotide-binding~SMART: cyclic nucleotide-binding~KEGG: ret:RHE_CH03969 putative cAMP-dependent kinase protein): MALTDDIHMLAQLPLFKDMNEDQLRLIAFGADRRMIAAGQMLFRQGSPAESAYVILGGSLELSATSSDGMQRTEGIAGPGTLVSELALVTLVERKFTAVAREDTSIIRITRALFHRLIEEYPDAARLIENRIRDNLAELAAKAASQFYRFN; this comes from the coding sequence ATGGCGCTGACCGACGACATCCACATGCTCGCGCAGCTTCCTCTGTTCAAGGACATGAACGAGGATCAGCTGCGGTTGATCGCCTTTGGCGCCGACCGGCGCATGATCGCTGCCGGCCAGATGCTGTTTCGCCAGGGTTCGCCCGCCGAGAGCGCCTATGTCATCCTCGGCGGCAGCCTGGAGCTGAGCGCGACGAGCAGCGACGGCATGCAGAGGACGGAGGGGATCGCCGGTCCCGGAACCCTGGTTTCCGAGCTGGCGCTGGTGACGCTGGTGGAGCGCAAGTTCACCGCGGTAGCGCGCGAGGACACCAGCATCATCCGTATCACCCGCGCCCTCTTCCACCGGCTGATCGAAGAATATCCGGACGCAGCCCGACTGATCGAGAACCGCATCCGCGACAATCTCGCCGAACTCGCGGCAAAGGCCGCAAGCCAATTCTATCGCTTCAACTGA
- a CDS encoding outer membrane lipoprotein carrier protein LolA (PFAM: outer membrane lipoprotein carrier protein LolA~KEGG: rec:RHECIAT_CH0004254 putative outer membrane lipoproteins carrier protein) — protein sequence MSHSDTFLSGLTVTRRDLLGAFAVAAIASAIPLGAYAQAAAPASGTAQAIADHFSGVTTMQGEFVQFGPRGEQTGGKFFIQRPGKLRFNYDDPSPMRVIADGKNVAIGNMKLKTWDLYPLSKTPLSLLLAQHIDLSAGMVKGVKEESDLTTIALGNNTVFGNSTITMMFDPKTYDLRQWTITDNQGKDTSVMIFNVKTGMQFEDRVFRVPYETIPGTPQSRD from the coding sequence ATGAGTCACTCCGATACCTTCCTCTCCGGCCTGACGGTAACGCGCCGCGACCTTCTCGGCGCCTTTGCCGTCGCTGCGATAGCGAGCGCCATTCCCCTTGGTGCTTATGCGCAGGCGGCAGCTCCCGCCTCCGGCACGGCGCAGGCGATCGCCGATCATTTTTCCGGCGTCACGACGATGCAGGGCGAATTCGTGCAGTTCGGCCCGCGCGGCGAACAGACCGGCGGCAAGTTCTTCATCCAGCGCCCCGGCAAGCTGCGCTTCAACTATGACGATCCGTCGCCGATGCGGGTGATCGCCGATGGCAAGAACGTCGCCATCGGCAATATGAAGCTCAAAACCTGGGATCTCTATCCGCTGTCCAAGACCCCGCTCAGCCTGCTCCTCGCGCAGCATATCGATCTGTCGGCGGGCATGGTGAAGGGCGTGAAGGAAGAGTCTGACCTGACGACGATCGCGCTCGGCAACAATACGGTGTTTGGAAACTCGACCATTACCATGATGTTCGACCCGAAGACTTACGACTTGCGTCAGTGGACGATCACCGACAATCAGGGCAAGGACACCTCGGTGATGATCTTCAATGTCAAAACCGGCATGCAGTTCGAGGATCGCGTCTTCCGCGTGCCCTATGAGACCATTCCAGGCACGCCGCAGTCGCGCGACTGA
- a CDS encoding two component transcriptional regulator, winged helix family (PFAM: response regulator receiver; transcriptional regulator domain protein~SMART: response regulator receiver~KEGG: ret:RHE_CH03968 putative two-component response regulator protein), whose protein sequence is MTARTILLVDDDDDLRQTLTEQLSLYEEFTALQEANAGKGVATARATPIDLLIMDVGLPDMDGREAVKLLRKGGFKAPIIMLTGHDTDSDTILGLEAGANDYVTKPFRFAVLLARIRVQLRQHEQSEDATFTVGPYLFKPSQKLLTTDNGQKIRLTEKEAAIIRYLYRAEQKVVTRDVLLEEVWGYNSGVTTHTLETHVYRLRQKIERDPSNAEILVTENGGYKIIP, encoded by the coding sequence ATGACCGCACGCACCATTCTTCTGGTGGATGACGACGATGACCTTCGGCAGACGCTGACGGAGCAATTGTCGCTGTATGAGGAATTCACGGCTCTGCAGGAAGCCAACGCCGGCAAAGGTGTCGCGACCGCCCGCGCGACGCCGATCGACCTGCTGATCATGGATGTCGGCCTGCCCGATATGGACGGCCGCGAGGCAGTGAAGCTGCTGCGCAAGGGCGGTTTCAAGGCGCCGATCATCATGCTGACTGGCCACGATACCGATTCCGACACGATCCTCGGCCTCGAAGCCGGCGCCAACGACTATGTCACCAAGCCCTTCCGCTTCGCCGTGCTGCTCGCCCGCATCCGCGTGCAGCTGCGCCAGCATGAGCAGAGCGAGGACGCGACCTTTACCGTCGGCCCTTACCTCTTCAAGCCCAGCCAGAAGCTCCTGACCACCGATAACGGCCAGAAGATCCGACTGACGGAAAAGGAAGCGGCGATCATCCGCTATCTCTACCGCGCCGAACAGAAGGTCGTCACCCGCGACGTGCTGCTCGAAGAGGTCTGGGGCTATAATTCCGGCGTAACGACGCATACTCTGGAAACCCACGTTTATCGCCTGCGCCAGAAGATCGAGCGAGATCCCTCCAATGCCGAAATCCTCGTCACGGAAAACGGCGGCTACAAGATCATACCCTAG